The genomic window CGCCTTTCGGAAGCCCGTCATCGCGGCGGTCGGGGGCATCGCCCTGGGCGGGGGGTTCAACCTCGCAACGGTCTGCGATCTCATCGTGGCGTCGGAAAGCGCCATCTTCGGCCACCCGGAGCTGAAGTTCGGGCTGAACCCCCTGTTCAATCCGATCAACAGGCTCGTCGGGACGGCCAAGGCCAAGGAGATCACGATGCTGGGCGAGCCGATCGGGGCCATGGAGGCTCTTCGTATCGGTCTGGTCAACAAGGTCGCTCCTCCGGACCGGTTCATGGAGGAGGCCCGGGTCATGGCCAGGGAGCTCGCGGCGAGGCCGCCCAAGGCCGTCGAAGCGGTGAAGCGGATCTCCGAGGTGGCCCCCTTCCTGGACAAGAGCTCCGCCCTGGGGTACGAGTTCGAGATGTCCGCCCTGCTGTTCTCGCGCGCCGAGCGCAAGGAATACATGCGGCAGTTTCTCGAGCAGCTGAGGCAGAAGAAAAAGAAGTGAGCGGCGATGACGCAGCAGGGGAAGTGAAACGATCGGGGGAGAGAGGCTCGGAAGGATAGGAGAGCTCGCCTGGATCTGTTGGAATGAAAGAGCCCCGGACTCGGTCGAGTTCCGGGGCGTTTTTCTTTCAGAGCCTTGTCGCCCGGCGCATGATCTCTCTTTAGCGGTAGTCCTTATCGTAGTCTGGCGAGGCGAAGTCCTTGAGCTGATCCCTTCGTTTCTTGTGCTGAAGCTTTCTGAGCGCCTTGGCCTCGATCTGGCGGATTCGCTCGCGAGTCACACCCATCATCTCCCCGACCTCCTCGAGCGTGAAGGGACCGTAATTGCATGCGACCCAGGTGCAGTTGCAGAACATTTCGTTTTTCAGCCACCACTCGCAAACCGTATCCTGGCACGGCTCGGTGATCAGAATCGCTTTCTTCTTGCACTTGTACATGCGGCCTGCAGTCTCCTGCGGTGTAGGATTGTTCCTATAGTAATCCGCCTTTTCATTTTGTCAACGCCAAAGGACCTGTTTTCTCCCAATTTTCTGATCCCAAACCGGCCGGCCGATAGAATTGCCCGTCATCAAGGACGCAGGCCGCATCTTCGCCGAAAGGGGCACCGATTGCCCGAAAATCACACCGGCCAGCCCCTCTTTCAAAGCCTGAACAACCGCTACACAGGTTGCAATTGTTTTCGCCCGCTGCGCCGGGCCCCGACATTTTCTTGACGGCTGGATGATTTCTTATACCTTTGATATTATTGATAAATATATGAAAGCAGAGCAATTCACAAACCTTGTTAGGTATCTGTGGATAAACTTGTTGAACTTTCAGGTAAGTCGAGACGATAAAAGAGGTTTTACCGGATTGCACGCGTGGGTGTCACACAGATTGTGAATATGATTTCAAGTAGTTATATAATCCCTGCCGGTGATGTGATGGGCGGGATAAGGCCGGCGTCGGGCCGTGGACTGCAGGGGTGTCTGCCTTTTTGACGTTCATGCCTTCCCCCGGCGCTTGCGAAAATAGTCGGCAAGGATGTCGGCGTGGTCGAACACGATCGGGGAGGGCAGTGAATCCTCCCTGAAGATACCCACCTGCGCAGCATCATCGCCTGCCCGGGGAGCACCTTCCGCCGTGGCGGTGTAGACGGTCGTGATGGTGTGCCGCCTGGGGTCCCGAAACGGGTTGGAGTAGGTGTGCATCTGCCCTGTCAAGGTGACCGAGAGCGAGGTCTCCTCCAAGGCTTCACGCACGGCGGCCTCTTCGAGGGATTCGCCATAGTCGACAAAGCCGCCCGGCAGGGCCCAGCCGTCGGGCGGGTTTTTTCTCCGGATCAGCACGATGCCGAGGTCGCCGATTTCGATGATCACATCCACCGTCGGGACGGGGTTCAGAAACTCCTCGCTCTCGTGCCCGCAGCGGGGGCAGGTCCGTTTGACCCGGCTCATCGATGTCTGCCTCGCGTCCTCGGGTTCTGCATAACCGTCATGATCGGATGATAGAGCAACAAGCCTCAAGCCGCAAGGCATCAGTCAAGAGACCCCCTTCGATCCTCTCTTTCAGAAGGAGGACGCGTCCGAAATCTCTCCTTCGCAAAAGGATGGATAGGGAGGATTGGAAATCCTTGCTGCCTAATGCTGCCTTTGGCCGGCGCCCCGATTCGTCTTGACAATTCAAGGTGGATGCATTAGCGTTACCCATCGCGAAGCGGGCTGCCGTGCGCGTTCCAGAGCAACTGCCGGCGCCGGCGGTTCGCCCATCGGACAGGGTTGAGGGAATTATGATCGGGGTCCTGGTCATCACACACGGCAATCTCGGCAACGAGCTGATCAAGGTGGCGGAACTGATCAAGGGGCCCCTGCAGGGGATCATGTCGATATCGGTGGACGCCTCGAGGGGTCTCGATGACCTGAGAAAGGAAATCACGGCGGCCATCCGGAAGGTGGACTCGGGTCTCGGCGTGCTCGTCCTGACGGACCTCTTCGGCGGAACGCCCTCGAATGTCTCCCTGGCCTTCCTGAAAGAGGGAAAGGTCGAGGTCATCACGGGCGTCAATCTGCCCATGCTTCTCAAGGTCCCGGATGTGAGAGAAAAGGAAAACGACCTCCTGGGCTTCGCCGCGCAGATCCGGGACTACGGCAAGAAGAACATCTACCTGGCCAGCGAGGTCCTCAAGAAGAAGATCGGCGACAATTGAAACCCGGCCGAAACCCCGCCCCGACGTGATTTCGGCTTTTTTTCACCCCTTCGCGCGAGCTGTGGAAGCCCGATGGAGTTCTCCCTGGTCAGAGTCGATTGCCGCCTGGTCCACGGACAGATCATCGAGACGTGGCTTCCCTTTCTCAGGGCGACCCGCATCGTCGTCGTCAGCGATGAGGTGGCGGGCAGCTTCTTCCGCGAAACCGTGATCCGCATGGCCGTGCCGCGGGAGGTGGAGGTCCTGATCTACGGAGTAGAGGAATTCGGCCGCAGCGAGATCGCCCGCCGGGGAGACGAGAAGAGGACCATCGTCCTGTTCGGCGGGGTCGGCGACGTCGGGCGGGCCTTCGAGGCGGGGTTCCGCTGCCGTGCGCTCAACGTCGGCAATCTCTACAGCGACGATTGCAAGCTTCAGTGCTCCCCCTCAGTCTGCCTGAACGACTCCGACATTGCTCGTATCCGCCGCCTGCTCGATTCCGGTGTCGCGGTGGAGCTGCGATCCGTGCCGAGCGACAAGCCGCTGGATTTCCGCGGACTGCTTCCCGAAAGCGAGGAGAAGGGTCACTGAGTCCGGCCTTCCCGAGAGACAGAACGCGTTGTCCGGAGAAGGGAACATGCTGATCGAGACGGCCGTCACGGCCGGATTGGGCGCGCTGATCTGCCTGGACCGGGTTGCCGTCCAGCTCATGATTTCCAGGCCGGTGGTGGCGGGCCCGCTGATCGGCCTGGTCCTCGGCGACGCACGGACGGGACTCTTGACGGGAGCCCTCCTGGAGCTGCTCTGGATCGACCGCGCGCCGCTCGGGACCTACGTCCCTCCCCACGAAACCTTTGTCGCGATCCTGGCAACGGCCGGTTCCATTCTCGCGGCCCCGCCCGGGGCGGCGCCCCCGCGCGAGCTGATCGCGCTGTCCGTTCTCCTCTTTGCCCCCGCCGCCTGGCTCGGGCAAAAGATGGAGACCTTCCTGCGTTACTCAAACGAGAGGTGGGTGCGCAGGGCCCTCGAGGACGCGAAGGCCGGAGACCCCGTGATGCTTTCGCGCCGCCATCTGGCGGCCCTGGCATGCTACTTCGCGGGGTCCCTCCTGTGCCTCGGCGCGGCGATGCTCTGCGGGGTCCCGCTTCTGCGCTGGATGCACCCCGCCCTGCCGTCTCCGGTTCTCCAGGTTCTGGCGTTCGCCTATCTCCTGCTGCCGCTGATCGGGATCGGTGTCGCGCTCAACACGGTCAAGCTCCGCGGCGCCGTTCCCGTCTTTTGCGGCGTGTTTTTACTGCTTGCGCTTGCATCGGAATTCCTTTAAACACCGACAGGGAAGTCGAGTTCGAAGGGCGATACGGCCGCCATGCATGCCCCACAACCGTGAGGGACGGCATCGAGGCCTGCTTGCGGGCGCGTGGAGCGCGGCGCTCCCAAGAAACAGCCCTGATGGTCATTGCGGTGAGCCGAAGCCCCGAGCGAAGCATGGGGGCAGCGAAGCAATCTCTAACCATTCAAGGGATTGCCGCGTCGGCCCTGCGGGCCTCCCCGCAATGACGGATCGACGCTGTTTCTTTCATCGATAACCCGCCTCCAGGCGGGGTCCGTGGCTCGCAAATGACAGTCGGCATCGACAAGACAGGCAGCCTGGAGATCGGGCCGCTCACGGAGCGCGATCTCGGCGAGGTCATGCAGATCGAGCGGGCATCCTTCGCCGCCCCGTGGTCGGTCGGCATGTTCAGGCAGGACCTGAATTTTCCGCTCGCGCGATGTCTTGCGGCAAGGTGCGCGGAAGCCGGGAAAAGGCGGCTGGCCGGCTACATCATCTGCTGGTTCGTGGCCGACGAGGTTCACATCACGAACCTCGCGGTGAGCAGGGATCAGCGCAGGCAGGGGGTCGCCGCGCGACTCGTCGCGGAGGTCCTGGACCTGGCCCGCCAGTGCGGGATGCGGACCTGCACCCTCGAGGTCAGACGGTCCAACGAGGCGGCCCAGGCGCTTTATCGGAAGCTTGGTTTCGAGCCCCGTGGAATCCGGCCCCGCTACTACTCCGACAACAGCGAGGACGCCCTGATCATGGGGCTGGAGCTTTGAGATGTTCAGCAGGGAAGACATGACGGCGACGATTCTGTCCAATGCCGAGGCGGCCCCCGGCCACTACCTCATGGCGCTCGCCGTGAGCCGCAGATTCCGGGATGCCCGGCCCGGGCAGTTCGTCATGCTTCGCCCCGCAGGCCGGGGCATGCCCTTCCTCGGCCGGCCGCTAGGCATCTACAGCCTCGCCGATTACGGCGACGGGGCCAAGATCGAGATCCTCTACCGCGCCGCGGGCAAAGGGACGAAAGTCATCTCGACGCTCTGCGAAGGGGAGTGCATGGAGATCCTGGGCCCGCTCGGCAACACGTTCGAGCTGTCTCCCGGGATGGATACGGCCGTCCTCGTGGCCGGGGGGATCGGAATAGCGCCCCTCGTCTTTCTCGCTGAGGAGTTGAGCTGCCGCTCGGCGGGGACCCGGGTGGTCGCCTACATTGGGGCCCGCGATGCCGCGACTCTCCTCGGCGTGGACCGCGTGAAGGTCTGCAGCGCCGAGGTGCGCATCAGCACCGACGACGGGAGCGCAGGGCACCGAGGCCCCGTGACGGAACTCTTCGGACGGGACGCGGGCTCTTTCGATCCGGCGAGGACAGGCGTCTTTGTGTGCGGCCCCGCACCGATGCTCAAGCGCATGAGCGAGATCGCCGCCGCTCATTCCCTTTCCTGCCAGGTGCTCATGGAGGAGCGCATGGCCTGCGGCATGGGCGCGTGCCTGGGGTGCGCCATCGAGGTGCGGACCCCCGCGGGCGTGGAATACCGCCAGGTCTGCTCGGACGGCCCGGTGTTCGATCTGCGGCAGATCGTGTGGCGATGAGGCAGGCGAAAGGCGAAAGGCAACAGACTGCCCGAGTTCTGGCAGCATCTTGTGTCAAGTCGCCTATCGTTTCATGCCCTGAAGAAGCCAGAAGCAAAGGATTACGACGTTGAAGCCCCGGACGGAGGTGAAAATCGGCGGCCTGGTCCTGAAGAACCCCGTCATGACAGCATCGGGAACCTTCGGGTACGGCGAGGAGTATTCCCCCTACGTCGATCTCAACCGGCTCGGGGCGGTGGTGGTGAAGGGAATCTCGCTCGAGCCCCGAAGGGGAAACCCTCCCCCGCGGATCATGGAGACGACCGGGGGGATGCTCAATGCCATCGGTCTGCAGAACGTCGGCGTGAAGGCGTTCGTCGCCGACAAGCTGCCCTGGCTGCGCCAGTTCGACACGAAGGTGATCGTGAACATCTTCGGCGAGACCGTGGACGAGTACGGCAGGGTCGCCGCGGCGCTGAGCGGCGTGCCCGGCATCCACGCCCTGGAGGTCAACATCTCCTGCCCCAACGTGCAGAGGGGCGGCCACGTCTTCGGTTGCGACCCCGAGGTGTCCGGGGAGGTCACCCGGGCCGTACGGTCGGCCACGGACCTTCCCGTCATCGTGAAGCTCTCGCCGAACGTCTCCGACATCACGGAAATCGCCTGCGCCTGCGAAGCCGCCGGGGCCGACGCCTTGTCGCTCATCAACACGCTGATGGGCATGTCCATCGATGTCGAGAGGCGCATCCCGCACCTTCGGAACGTGACCGGCGGCCTGTCGGGTCCCGTCGTCAAGCCCGTGGCGCTCCGCATGGTCTGGAGCACCGTGAAGACCGTGTCGATCCCCGTCATCGGGATCGGGGGGATTATGGAAACCGATGATGCCCTGGAGTTCCTCATTGCGGGGGCCACGGCCGTCCAGGTGGGGACGGCGAATTTCGTGAATCCCCGGGTCACCATGGACATCGTCGAGGGCATCGAGGCGTATCTCGCGCGGCACGGCATCCGTGATGTCAATGAGCTCATCGGATCGCTGAAGACGGATTGAAGCAAGGGGGCAGGGGGATTCGACCGGACAGACCTGAGAGATTGGAGAGACGGTAACATGGGCAAGCCGGAGCGGATCATCGAGGGCGTCTGGCTGGTGGGCGGGCCGAACATTTCCCTGTCCGAGGACGCCACGGTCTTCGTCATCGATTTTCCGGGCGAGCTCGTCATGATCGACGCGGGGGCGGGCCGGAGCGCCCGGACGCTGGTGCGCAACATCGAGGCCGCGGGCCTCGACCCGGCGAAGATCTCGACGGTGATCCTCACGCACTGCCACATCGATCATATCGGGGCGGCGCCCTACTTCCGCGAAACCTTCGGCTGCAGGCTGGCCGCGCACGAACGGGACGCCCGCGCCATCGAGGAAGGCGACCCGGTCATGACGGCCGCCAACTGGTACGAGACGGAGTTTCCCCCCACGCCCCTCGACGTTCGGTTCAAGGGCGAGCACGAGATCCTGCGGTTCGGCGGCGGGGAGCTGCACCTGCTGCACACGCCCGGCCACACGCCGGGCTCCATGTCGATCTACCTCGACCGCGGCGGCAAGAGAGTGCTCTTCGGCCAGGACATCCACGGTCCCTTCCTGCCCAGCTTCGGCTCCGACGTGAACCAGTGGCGCAAGTCCATGGAGAGGCTGCTCGCGCTCGAGGCAGACATCCTCTGCGAGGGCCACTTCGGTATCTTTCAGACGAAGGATCAGGCCCGGAAGTACATCCAGGGTTACCTCAGGCAGTACAGCTGAGGCCGGGTAACAGGTAACAGAGCCACCCTGCTTATCGTCTCTTCCTGCAACCTGCTACCTGTCACCTGCCACCTTCTCCCGGTCGCTCACCCTCGCCCCGACCTTTCTCACCCGCTTCAAAAAAAATCTTTTCATGACCGGCCGTTGGGTGTAGAAAAGGACCCGTTTGAGTGCAGAAAAGGGGGAGCTTCCATGAAGTCCTACCGCAAGGAATTGTGGTTCAATGTGCCTTCCCGTATGGCCTTCGTGAACATCACGCCCCAGGTGGAGTCTTGCCTGGCCGAGAGCGGCATCAGGGAAGGGCTCGTCCTCGTCAACGCCATGCACATCACGGCCTCGGTGTTCATCAACGACGACGAGCAGGGGCTGCACAAGGACTACGCCGAGTGGCTGGAGACGCTAGCCCCCCATGAACCGGTCTCGCGATACCGGCACAACCGGACGGGTGAGGACAACGGCGACGCCCACCTCAAGCGCCAGGTCATGGGCAGGGAAGTCGTCGTGGCCGTGACGGCGGGCAGGCTCGATTTCGGCCCCTGGGAGCAGATCTTCTACGGCGAGTTCGACGGCCGCCGCCGCAAGCGGGTTCTTGTGAAGATCATTGGAGAATGAGGCAAAAGGCAAAAGGCATCTTGTTCATGGTTGCCCTTTGACGTCACCTGTCGCCTGCTGCCTCCTGCGATACGCTTCGGAAGCACATCCAGCTGCAGGTTTTCGCTGCATATCGGTTTGCATCGGAGGAGGAAAGGATGGAGAAGATTTTTTTCCCGGACAGCGTCGTCGTGCTCGGGGTCTCTGCTGCACCCACCAACCTGGCGAGAAACATCGTTCTGAATCTCCAGCGGTTCGGGTTCAAAGGCCATGTCTACGCCGTGGGAAAGGGCGGCGGTGATGTCGGCGGCGTGCCGATCGTGTCCGCGGTCGAGGAGGTCCCCGGTGTGCCCGACCTGGCCGTCTTTCTCCTTCCGGCCCGGCATGTGCCGGAGGCCCTGGAGGCATGCGGGCGCAAGGGAATCCGGCGCGCCATCATCGAATCGGGCGGGTTCAGCGAGTTTGCGGACCAGGGCCGCGACCTCGAGCGCGAGGTTCTCGACATCGCGAGACGATGGGGGATGCGCATCGTGGGGCCCAACTGCATCAGCATCGTGAACCTGGAAAACGGGCTCGTCCTGCCCTTCGTCCCCCTGGAGAACCGGGAGGTGAGAAAGGGCCACATCTCGATCGTGGCCCAGAGCGGCGGGATCGCCCTGGACTGCATGCGGCTGCTCGCCTGCGAAAACCTCGGCGCGAGCAAGCTCATCAGCATGGGCAACAAGATTGACGTCAACGAGAACGACTTTCTTGCCTACCTGAAAACCGACCCGGACACGCGGGTCATCGGCTTCTACCTGGAGAACGTTGCCGACGGCGCCGGGCTGATGAGGCTGGCGGGCTCAACGGACAAGCCCCTTATCGTCCTCAAGGCCAACACGAACCCCGTGAGCCACCATGCGGCGCGCTTCCATACGGCGGCCCTCGCCGGGGACGACGAGGTCGTGACCGCGGCCTTCCGCCAGGCAGGGATCCACCGGGTCCAGAACCTCACGGAGATGATGGAGTGCTTCAAGGTCTTTTCGCTTCCCGTCATCCGGGGGCCGCGGCTTGCCGTGCTGGGCCGCTCCGGCGGGCAGGCCGTCCTGCTGGCCGATGCGGTGCACCGCTACGGGTTCGAGCTCGCATCGCTTTCCGACGATTTTTACGCTCACGTGCGGCAGCACATCCGGGCCGGGGTGATCCGCCTGTCGAATCCCCTGGACATGGGCGACATCTTCAACATCGACGCCTACGCGGGCATCGTGGAGAAGGCCCTCGCCGAGGACGGCGTCGACGGGGTCGTCTTCAGCCACGCCTACGTGGCGAGCCTCGAGGTCGCCCCGTCGAAGCGCCTGCTCGAGGCCTCTCTTTCCCTGTCCCACCGGTACGGCAAGCCCGTCATCCCCTGCATCATCCCCGACAAGCACACCTGGTTCTCCGTCAGGGAGGAGACGGGGGCCTTCCTCTTCGAGGACGTCGACACGGCCATGAAGGCCCTCTCGCGGTCGCTTTGGCATCACCGCTTCCATTCTTCGAGGAAAGTGCAGCCGCAGAAGGCGGCCGCTCGATCCCGCAGGAAATCCGTCCTGGCGAAAGGGTTCATGGGTCCCGACGAAGCCTTTTCGCTTCTCGGCTCCTACGGGGTCCCCCACGCGGCCGCGGCGGTTGCCCTGACCGCCGACGAGGCCGCCAAAGCGGCGCGCCGGCTGCGTTACCCCGTGGCCCTCAAGACGGCCGATCCCGGCGTGCTCCACAAGACGGAAAAGGGCGGCGTGGTGCTGGGCATCCGCTCCGAGGTTGAGCTTCGCAAGGCCTTCAGAGCCATGAAGGCCGGCCGCTGCCTCGTCCAGAAGATGGCGCCGGAAGGCACCGAGGTCATCATCGGGGCCCGCAGGGACAACGAGTTCGGCCACGTGGTCCTCTTCGGTCTCGGCGGGATCTTCGTCGAGCTTCTCAAGGACACGGCCATGCGCGTCGCCCCGCTGACGGTGAAGGACGCCGAGTCCATGGTGCGCGACATCAGGGCGGCGGGCCTCCTCAACGGGTTCAGGGGCAAGGGGCCCCTCGACGTGAAAGCCCTTTCACGCTGCATCGCAGGCGTCTCGAAGCTCCTGGCCGACCACCCGGAGATCGGCAACATTGACATCAACCCGCTGATCCTATACGGTAAGGGCAAGGGCTGCATCGCCGTGGACGCGAAGATCGAAGTCTCCTAAAGAAGGATCGAGGACCGAGGCACAAAGCGAAGACATGTATCCTCGATCCCTCGTCCCCGCACCCGGCGAAGCCCGTTCCAGAGTTGAGGGTCTCGATCCACCCTGTCGTCTCTGCCTTTCCCGACCGTTCAGGCGCGCCGGGGGCGCGCTTTTTGCAGCTCCCCAGATCCATGGAGAATTGAGCGCGTCGGAACCCTCGCCTGGCCGTCAGGCCGGGGGTCCTGTGCGCTGAGTCGGCCCGCCCGCGCAAACGGGAGCGCCTCATTCGTCCGGCCCGCCGTGGGCGCCTTCGGGCAGAGGCACCGAACCCGGGAGATCCCGAAGCGAACGGTCCGTGAGACCGTTCTGCCCGTCCGGGAACACGGGCCGTGGAAGCTGCGCGCCGGCGGGGCCGCGGGAGGAACGGCAAGCCGTGATGGGGGTCCGCGAGATCCTGCTCTTCGCAGCGGGCATCACCCTCTTTCTCTTCGGGATGATGCGCCTGAGCGAGGAGGTCCAGCAATATCTCAGCAACGTCCGGATCCGCCAGTTCTTCCGGCTGGCCGTGGAGAGGCCCATCTACGGGCTGGTCACGGGCATCGTCACGACGGTCCTCTTCCAGAGCAGCACGGCCACCTCCGTGCTCGTCGTCGGCATGGTGAGCGCCGGGCTGATGAGCTTCTACCGGTCGCTGCCGATCATCCTCGGGGCCGACGTGGGCACGACCGTCACGGTCCAGCTCGTCGTCTGGAAGGTCACCGAGATCTCCCCGCTGATCGTGTTCTGCGGGGGCATGCTCTGGTTTTTCGGCCGGCTGCGGTGGAAGAAGATCGGCGAGGGGGTTTTCTACTTCGGGCTCATCTTCTTCGGCCTGGAGCTGGTTTCGCTGGCCACGGCGCCGTTCAAGGAGAGCATGGCCGTCCGCGCCCTATTCCAGTGGGCGGACCATCCCCTGCTGGGGCTTGCGATCGGTGTTGCCGCCGCATCGCTGATCCACTCCTCGGCGGTCCCGATCACTATTCTCGTCATCCTGGCACAGAACGGCGTCATCACCCTACACCACGCGCTGCCCATCGTCTTCGGGGCCAACATCGGCACGGCGATCACGGCACTCATCGCGAGCCTCGTGGCCAACGTGAACGGCAAGCGCGCGGCCCTGTCGCATTTCCTCTTCAAGCTGATCGGCGCCGTTCTCTGCATGATGGCCCTCCCCCTGTTCCTGCGGGTCCTGGCGGCACTCAGCCCGGAGGTGGCCCAGCAGATCGCCTTCGGGCACCTGCTGTTCAACGTCTTCATCGTGGCCTTCTTCTTTTTCTTCCTCCAGCCCTTCTCCTATCTCGTGGAGAAGATCATTCCCGGCAAGGTCGAGACGCTGCCGATCTGGCCCGAGTTCCTCGACGACCGCAGTCTGCGCGACCCGTCCGAGGCCCTGGAGCAGGTCCGAAAGGAGCTGCGGCGCCAGATGTTCCTCGTTCAGCGGATGTGCGAGGCCAGCATCGGGCTCATCCCGCGCTTCGGCGAGGGGAGGGCACGGGACATCCGGTACATCGAACTGGTCGTGGACAATCTCCGCAGGGAGCTGAACCGCTACCTGATGAAGATCTCGAAGGGCGGGCTGACGGTCGAACAGTCGAGAAAACTCTTCGCCTATTCCGGAATCTCCGACGACATCGAGCGGATCGGCAACCACGCCATCTACGTCGTGGGCCTTGCCAGGGAACGGCACAAGGGCGATATCGAGTTCACGCGGTGGGCCTTCGCGGAGATCGACGAGATCGCAGACCTGATCAACCGCAACCTGGGGGATGCCGTGTCCCTTCTGGACGGGATCAACGGCGAGCTGATCTCGAGGATCTTTGCCCGCGAGGACCGTGTGGACAGGCTGGTCCGAGAGGCGCGCAAGAGACACCTGGAGCGCTACCTCTCCTCCATCTGTCAGCCCGAGGCCGGGCCCATCTTCGTGGAGATGCTGATCCGCCTCGAGCGCATGTCCGATCACTGCGAGAACATCGCGGAGTTCGCGCGGGACCTGAAGTAGCAGGAAGCAGAGACCAAAAAATCCCTCTCGCTTCTCCCTTGGACAACGGGGGATCGAGGGGGATTTCTTGCCTTGGTGCCTGCTGTCTGAACTGTGTTGCTTTCAGCGCAGCTTGACGCTGCTCGCCTGCGGGCCTCTCAGGCCCGGCTCCTCCACGAAGACGACCTCCATGCCCGGCCGCAGGTCGTCGAACTCCTCATGGCGCACGCTGTTGCGGTGGAAATAGATGTTTCTCCCGTCCGAGGCGGCGATGAACCCGTAACCCGCCTCGGGGTAGAGCGATGCCACCCGTCCGCGAGGCGGCTCCTCATGGCGCTTGACCTCCCCCCGTTTCCTGCGTGCATGGGCCTGGAGCCGGCGCAGCGCCGCATCGAAGGCGAGAGTGATCGCCTTGTGGGGGTCCTCGTGGGCCTCACGCCGGATCACGATGTCCTTGCCGGGCAGGGCCAGGTCGATCCTGGCGTTGTACACCGTGCCGGAGTTGCGGTTTCGGTGCGGCACCTCGACCAGCACCCGGCAACTCATCATG from Syntrophaceae bacterium includes these protein-coding regions:
- a CDS encoding PTS sugar transporter subunit IIB encodes the protein MEFSLVRVDCRLVHGQIIETWLPFLRATRIVVVSDEVAGSFFRETVIRMAVPREVEVLIYGVEEFGRSEIARRGDEKRTIVLFGGVGDVGRAFEAGFRCRALNVGNLYSDDCKLQCSPSVCLNDSDIARIRRLLDSGVAVELRSVPSDKPLDFRGLLPESEEKGH
- a CDS encoding dihydroorotate dehydrogenase electron transfer subunit; translation: MTATILSNAEAAPGHYLMALAVSRRFRDARPGQFVMLRPAGRGMPFLGRPLGIYSLADYGDGAKIEILYRAAGKGTKVISTLCEGECMEILGPLGNTFELSPGMDTAVLVAGGIGIAPLVFLAEELSCRSAGTRVVAYIGARDAATLLGVDRVKVCSAEVRISTDDGSAGHRGPVTELFGRDAGSFDPARTGVFVCGPAPMLKRMSEIAAAHSLSCQVLMEERMACGMGACLGCAIEVRTPAGVEYRQVCSDGPVFDLRQIVWR
- a CDS encoding dihydroorotate dehydrogenase, encoding MKPRTEVKIGGLVLKNPVMTASGTFGYGEEYSPYVDLNRLGAVVVKGISLEPRRGNPPPRIMETTGGMLNAIGLQNVGVKAFVADKLPWLRQFDTKVIVNIFGETVDEYGRVAAALSGVPGIHALEVNISCPNVQRGGHVFGCDPEVSGEVTRAVRSATDLPVIVKLSPNVSDITEIACACEAAGADALSLINTLMGMSIDVERRIPHLRNVTGGLSGPVVKPVALRMVWSTVKTVSIPVIGIGGIMETDDALEFLIAGATAVQVGTANFVNPRVTMDIVEGIEAYLARHGIRDVNELIGSLKTD
- a CDS encoding HPF/RaiA family ribosome-associated protein; the encoded protein is MARIPLQITSRNCEITGEIEHLIQKKSEKLDKFHRGMMSCRVLVEVPHRNRNSGTVYNARIDLALPGKDIVIRREAHEDPHKAITLAFDAALRRLQAHARRKRGEVKRHEEPPRGRVASLYPEAGYGFIAASDGRNIYFHRNSVRHEEFDDLRPGMEVVFVEEPGLRGPQASSVKLR
- a CDS encoding MBL fold metallo-hydrolase → MGKPERIIEGVWLVGGPNISLSEDATVFVIDFPGELVMIDAGAGRSARTLVRNIEAAGLDPAKISTVILTHCHIDHIGAAPYFRETFGCRLAAHERDARAIEEGDPVMTAANWYETEFPPTPLDVRFKGEHEILRFGGGELHLLHTPGHTPGSMSIYLDRGGKRVLFGQDIHGPFLPSFGSDVNQWRKSMERLLALEADILCEGHFGIFQTKDQARKYIQGYLRQYS
- the rimI gene encoding ribosomal protein S18-alanine N-acetyltransferase, whose product is MTVGIDKTGSLEIGPLTERDLGEVMQIERASFAAPWSVGMFRQDLNFPLARCLAARCAEAGKRRLAGYIICWFVADEVHITNLAVSRDQRRQGVAARLVAEVLDLARQCGMRTCTLEVRRSNEAAQALYRKLGFEPRGIRPRYYSDNSEDALIMGLEL
- a CDS encoding PTS sugar transporter subunit IIA, producing MIGVLVITHGNLGNELIKVAELIKGPLQGIMSISVDASRGLDDLRKEITAAIRKVDSGLGVLVLTDLFGGTPSNVSLAFLKEGKVEVITGVNLPMLLKVPDVREKENDLLGFAAQIRDYGKKNIYLASEVLKKKIGDN
- a CDS encoding Na/Pi cotransporter family protein, with product MGVREILLFAAGITLFLFGMMRLSEEVQQYLSNVRIRQFFRLAVERPIYGLVTGIVTTVLFQSSTATSVLVVGMVSAGLMSFYRSLPIILGADVGTTVTVQLVVWKVTEISPLIVFCGGMLWFFGRLRWKKIGEGVFYFGLIFFGLELVSLATAPFKESMAVRALFQWADHPLLGLAIGVAAASLIHSSAVPITILVILAQNGVITLHHALPIVFGANIGTAITALIASLVANVNGKRAALSHFLFKLIGAVLCMMALPLFLRVLAALSPEVAQQIAFGHLLFNVFIVAFFFFFLQPFSYLVEKIIPGKVETLPIWPEFLDDRSLRDPSEALEQVRKELRRQMFLVQRMCEASIGLIPRFGEGRARDIRYIELVVDNLRRELNRYLMKISKGGLTVEQSRKLFAYSGISDDIERIGNHAIYVVGLARERHKGDIEFTRWAFAEIDEIADLINRNLGDAVSLLDGINGELISRIFAREDRVDRLVREARKRHLERYLSSICQPEAGPIFVEMLIRLERMSDHCENIAEFARDLK
- a CDS encoding YjbQ family protein translates to MKSYRKELWFNVPSRMAFVNITPQVESCLAESGIREGLVLVNAMHITASVFINDDEQGLHKDYAEWLETLAPHEPVSRYRHNRTGEDNGDAHLKRQVMGREVVVAVTAGRLDFGPWEQIFYGEFDGRRRKRVLVKIIGE
- a CDS encoding NUDIX hydrolase, whose amino-acid sequence is MSRVKRTCPRCGHESEEFLNPVPTVDVIIEIGDLGIVLIRRKNPPDGWALPGGFVDYGESLEEAAVREALEETSLSVTLTGQMHTYSNPFRDPRRHTITTVYTATAEGAPRAGDDAAQVGIFREDSLPSPIVFDHADILADYFRKRRGKA
- a CDS encoding enoyl-CoA hydratase/isomerase family protein, with the protein product MDYKTIRVTKEDGYAVVMLNRPHEMNALSREMKTELVDCFTSLEDDDAVRAVILTGGDYFFSAGMDLKEMEAIRDEEIDDYFSLIARYLQKIFAFRKPVIAAVGGIALGGGFNLATVCDLIVASESAIFGHPELKFGLNPLFNPINRLVGTAKAKEITMLGEPIGAMEALRIGLVNKVAPPDRFMEEARVMARELAARPPKAVEAVKRISEVAPFLDKSSALGYEFEMSALLFSRAERKEYMRQFLEQLRQKKKK